From one Nocardioides sp. Kera G14 genomic stretch:
- a CDS encoding ATP-binding cassette domain-containing protein — MGASADSFRQLTWHRLKRPAAAVALAAAMIASVGAALGSVVVGRIADHPRDALVWLLVLCVIGAALVDTLGRVIWAGVIDRAEGTLRQDLISAALSQPLDALNEQAVGEILDRVDDDTHEIGSLLRLQMWFVFRTTFGLVPMWIVAGVTWWPAALIFPALFALVWWAIRPYLGRISRLKVLEEMTWTDHAAAMEEGIAGRDDLRTSAGAGFVVRRVAQLSAITHEAFRKVVVQEGALARTAGLILYGALSAIVVAGAWLTSNGHMGVDRLVTLFLVTATFVGQINEVSHRLPDIQAGIGAIVRIRQMLSVEPEQAGGEPVPDGPLSLEFRGLEFRYPEGTFGLHDVSLSVPAGQTIALVGRTGSGKSTLASMIARAIEPPAGSVLLGGVDVTTLDLHQLRSAVGTVTQRTEILAGTLAENIALFADLPRVEIERAVDELGLGLWVAGLPDGLETVLGPGGTKLSAGEEQLVAFARLLVRDVQVVVLDEATARMDPVTEARVVAAAERLLARRTGVLVAHRLSTVERADLVAVLDHGRVLQSGKRSELAAAAGPFRDLLTASSHSLDPVAADDEVEATPVGGRRRTTSPPARPAVGPGPGLGRSIAHAIAVRPRWGAFSVLLFLVGSLCAAQGALSGWLWGRVVELLKEGGNPTAWVAVLTVLFFVTPLVFAHAIELFPRWWVEVLLRIRMSVLLGQTRMRRLERTPPGEVVARTMDGDRFVRYADRWVDFINAWLIVGITMIAGGTPFAGLVLLAVMAAAALASSIGRPIAGRSATRSSAARARFGRVLVSSLEAVRTIKLSARTPQIREHLRRVDGGRVEAAIFEHRISSLLDGVPMIMVQVGVVMAWTAWNAGWWPLATALLVANAVNGFDWFGRVAGAVVTEAPGTRSWLTVVEGYSGGVDIMTLPPGIDLLHGEAPGPEKVEGVPLQRLTVAGLDAVHDDGTVGISGVDLSVDAGELVLLLGQVGSGKSSLLGALAGLLDHTGSIRWNGAEVEDPEVFLRPGQVAHVAQVPRVLSGTFHDNVTVGHDRDVTDPVEVSRLDQDVADAGGMEALVGHRGVRLSGGQVQRLALARALATDAELLLADDVSSALDARTELELWDALRSRGATVIGATSKRAALAKADRVVVLVDGEVAATGPWADLSDSWGHLAG; from the coding sequence ATGGGAGCCTCCGCTGATTCGTTCCGTCAGCTGACGTGGCACCGCCTCAAGCGCCCAGCTGCCGCGGTGGCCCTGGCCGCCGCGATGATCGCCTCGGTCGGCGCAGCGCTCGGCTCCGTCGTCGTCGGCCGCATCGCCGACCACCCCCGGGACGCGCTGGTCTGGCTCCTCGTCCTCTGCGTGATCGGTGCGGCGCTGGTCGACACCCTCGGCCGGGTCATCTGGGCCGGCGTGATCGACCGCGCCGAGGGAACGCTCCGCCAGGACCTGATCTCCGCCGCGCTGTCGCAGCCGCTCGACGCGCTCAACGAGCAGGCCGTCGGCGAGATCCTCGACCGGGTCGACGACGACACCCACGAGATCGGCAGCCTGCTGCGACTGCAGATGTGGTTCGTCTTCCGGACGACCTTCGGCCTCGTCCCGATGTGGATCGTCGCCGGCGTCACGTGGTGGCCGGCGGCCCTCATCTTCCCGGCGCTCTTCGCCCTCGTGTGGTGGGCGATCCGGCCCTATCTCGGCCGCATCTCGCGGCTCAAGGTGCTGGAGGAGATGACGTGGACCGACCACGCCGCCGCGATGGAGGAGGGCATCGCCGGTCGCGACGACCTGCGCACCTCCGCCGGTGCCGGCTTCGTCGTCCGGCGCGTCGCGCAGCTCTCGGCGATCACGCACGAGGCGTTCCGCAAGGTCGTCGTGCAGGAGGGTGCGCTGGCGCGCACCGCCGGCCTGATCCTCTACGGCGCCCTCTCCGCCATCGTCGTCGCCGGCGCATGGCTCACGAGCAACGGGCACATGGGCGTCGATCGGCTCGTGACGCTCTTCCTCGTGACGGCCACCTTCGTCGGCCAGATCAACGAGGTCTCCCACCGCCTGCCCGACATCCAGGCGGGTATCGGCGCGATCGTCCGGATCCGCCAGATGCTCAGCGTCGAGCCTGAGCAGGCCGGGGGAGAGCCCGTGCCGGACGGCCCACTCTCGCTGGAGTTCCGCGGGCTGGAGTTCCGCTATCCCGAGGGCACCTTCGGCCTGCACGACGTGTCGCTGTCAGTGCCGGCCGGACAGACGATCGCGCTCGTCGGCCGCACCGGCTCGGGCAAGTCGACCCTCGCCTCGATGATCGCCCGCGCGATCGAGCCGCCCGCCGGCTCGGTGCTGCTCGGCGGCGTCGACGTCACCACGCTCGACCTCCACCAGTTGCGCTCCGCGGTCGGCACCGTCACCCAGCGCACCGAGATCCTCGCCGGCACGCTGGCGGAGAACATCGCACTCTTCGCCGACCTGCCGCGCGTCGAGATCGAGCGTGCCGTCGACGAGCTCGGCCTCGGCCTCTGGGTCGCCGGGCTGCCCGACGGACTCGAGACCGTCCTCGGGCCCGGTGGCACCAAGCTCTCGGCCGGGGAGGAGCAGCTCGTGGCCTTCGCGCGCCTGCTCGTCCGGGACGTGCAGGTCGTCGTACTCGACGAGGCCACCGCACGGATGGACCCCGTGACCGAGGCGCGGGTCGTCGCCGCCGCCGAGCGGCTGCTCGCCCGACGTACCGGTGTCCTCGTCGCCCACCGGCTCAGCACCGTCGAGCGCGCGGATCTCGTGGCCGTGCTCGACCACGGCCGCGTCCTGCAGTCGGGCAAGCGCTCCGAGCTCGCCGCGGCCGCCGGTCCGTTCCGTGACCTGCTCACCGCCAGCTCCCACAGCCTCGATCCGGTCGCCGCCGACGACGAGGTCGAGGCGACGCCGGTGGGTGGCCGTCGGCGTACGACGTCCCCACCTGCCCGACCTGCCGTCGGTCCCGGGCCGGGACTCGGGCGGAGCATCGCGCACGCCATCGCCGTCCGACCGCGGTGGGGTGCCTTCTCGGTGCTGTTGTTCCTCGTCGGCTCGCTCTGTGCCGCCCAGGGTGCCCTCTCCGGCTGGCTCTGGGGCCGCGTCGTGGAGCTGCTCAAGGAGGGCGGCAACCCGACCGCGTGGGTCGCGGTCCTCACCGTGCTCTTCTTCGTCACGCCGCTCGTCTTCGCACATGCGATCGAGCTCTTCCCGCGCTGGTGGGTCGAGGTGCTGCTGCGGATACGGATGTCGGTGCTCCTCGGCCAGACCCGGATGCGCCGTCTCGAGCGGACGCCGCCCGGCGAGGTCGTCGCCCGCACCATGGACGGCGACCGCTTCGTCCGGTACGCCGACCGCTGGGTCGACTTCATCAACGCCTGGCTCATCGTCGGCATCACCATGATCGCCGGCGGCACGCCCTTCGCCGGGCTGGTGCTGCTCGCGGTGATGGCTGCCGCGGCGCTGGCGAGCTCCATCGGTCGTCCGATCGCCGGCCGTTCGGCGACCAGGTCGTCCGCGGCCCGCGCCCGCTTCGGCCGGGTGCTGGTCTCCTCGCTCGAGGCGGTCCGCACGATCAAGCTGTCGGCCCGCACCCCGCAGATCCGCGAGCACCTGCGCCGCGTCGACGGTGGCCGGGTCGAGGCGGCGATCTTCGAGCACCGGATCTCGTCGCTGCTCGACGGCGTGCCGATGATCATGGTCCAGGTCGGCGTCGTGATGGCGTGGACCGCGTGGAACGCCGGCTGGTGGCCGCTCGCCACCGCGCTGCTGGTCGCCAACGCCGTCAACGGCTTCGACTGGTTCGGCCGGGTCGCGGGCGCGGTCGTCACCGAGGCGCCGGGGACCCGGTCCTGGCTCACGGTCGTGGAGGGCTACTCCGGCGGCGTCGACATCATGACTCTCCCGCCCGGCATCGACCTCCTCCACGGCGAGGCGCCCGGACCCGAGAAGGTCGAGGGTGTCCCGCTGCAACGGCTCACCGTCGCCGGCCTCGACGCCGTCCATGACGACGGCACCGTCGGCATCTCCGGCGTGGACCTGTCGGTCGACGCCGGAGAGCTCGTGCTCCTGCTCGGCCAGGTCGGCTCCGGCAAGTCGTCGCTCCTCGGCGCGCTGGCCGGGCTCCTCGACCACACCGGCTCCATCCGGTGGAACGGGGCGGAGGTCGAGGACCCGGAGGTGTTCCTGCGCCCGGGACAGGTCGCCCACGTCGCCCAGGTGCCGCGGGTGCTGTCGGGCACCTTCCACGACAACGTCACCGTCGGGCACGACCGCGACGTGACCGACCCGGTCGAGGTCTCCCGCCTGGACCAGGACGTCGCGGACGCCGGCGGCATGGAGGCACTCGTGGGACATCGCGGGGTGCGGCTCAGCGGTGGCCAGGTCCAGCGCCTCGCGCTCGCCCGCGCGCTGGCCACGGACGCCGAACTGCTGCTGGCCGATGACGTCTCCTCCGCCCTCGACGCCCGCACCGAGCTCGAGCTCTGGGACGCGCTGCGCTCGCGCGGGGCCACGGTGATCGGCGCGACGTCGAAGCGTGCCGCGCTGGCCAAGGCGGACCGGGTCGTCGTACTCGTGGACGGGGAGGTCGCCGCCACCGGCCCGTGGGCGGACCTCTCCGACAGCTGGGGACACCTCGCCGGCTGA
- the cax gene encoding calcium/proton exchanger — protein MTTAAPEQHSGPTFIRSDLILLGVGGLAVLLAGLSHYLDWGDAVSFLLSAVAVTVLASLVGRSVDQLGDRFGPGATGVLQSALGNLPELFISLFALKAGLVDVVQAALIGSILANLLLVMGIAFVAGGVRHGSQVIDSARARSISVMLLVSVVAMVFPSITKLVHTPAAGHETALSTIASAVLIVLFILTLPASLKRQGEAQEKPAHEAEAPRWPVSVAVGMLALAGLLSAFVSDWFVDALQPAMDSWGISDAFAGLVIVAIAGNAIENVVGVQLALKNQSDYAFQLIINSPLQIALVLAPVLVILSNILGFTALTLVFSPMLVLAVFLAVLIAVVITVDGESNWMEGAALIGVYIVVAASFWWG, from the coding sequence ATGACGACCGCCGCACCTGAGCAGCACTCCGGCCCGACGTTCATCCGCTCTGACCTGATCCTCCTCGGCGTGGGAGGGCTGGCCGTGCTGCTCGCCGGCCTGTCGCACTACCTCGACTGGGGCGACGCGGTGTCCTTCCTCCTCTCGGCGGTCGCCGTGACGGTGCTCGCCTCGCTCGTGGGCCGCAGCGTCGACCAGCTCGGTGACCGGTTCGGTCCCGGCGCCACGGGCGTGCTGCAGAGCGCCCTGGGCAACCTGCCCGAGCTCTTCATCAGCCTCTTCGCCCTCAAGGCCGGACTCGTCGACGTCGTCCAAGCCGCGTTGATCGGCTCGATCCTCGCCAACCTGCTCCTCGTGATGGGCATCGCGTTCGTTGCCGGAGGCGTGCGGCACGGCAGTCAGGTGATCGACTCCGCTCGCGCCCGGTCGATCTCCGTGATGCTGCTGGTCAGCGTGGTCGCGATGGTCTTCCCGAGCATCACCAAGCTCGTGCACACGCCGGCGGCCGGCCATGAGACGGCACTGTCGACGATCGCCTCGGCCGTGCTGATCGTGCTCTTCATCCTCACCCTGCCCGCCTCCCTCAAGCGTCAGGGCGAGGCCCAGGAGAAGCCCGCACACGAGGCCGAGGCGCCGCGCTGGCCGGTCTCCGTCGCCGTCGGGATGCTCGCCCTCGCCGGTCTGCTCTCGGCCTTCGTCTCGGACTGGTTCGTCGACGCGCTCCAGCCCGCGATGGACTCGTGGGGCATCTCCGACGCCTTCGCCGGTCTCGTGATCGTGGCGATCGCGGGCAACGCGATCGAGAACGTCGTCGGCGTCCAGCTGGCGCTCAAGAACCAGTCCGACTACGCCTTCCAGCTCATCATCAACTCGCCGCTGCAGATCGCGCTCGTGCTGGCGCCGGTGCTGGTGATCCTCTCCAACATCCTCGGCTTCACCGCCCTGACGCTGGTCTTCTCACCGATGCTCGTGCTGGCCGTCTTCCTCGCCGTCCTCATCGCCGTCGTGATCACCGTCGACGGCGAGTCCAACTGGATGGAGGGAGCCGCGCTGATCGGCGTCTACATCGTCGTGGCCGCGTCCTTCTGGTGGGGATAG